The Helicoverpa armigera isolate CAAS_96S chromosome 21, ASM3070526v1, whole genome shotgun sequence sequence AAATCGGAGTGATATAATTATAGGGGTCGGGTAGTACGAATCGAGAACCGCCCTTACAGAAACCAAATAATTAGTGTTTGATTGTAGGACGTGGCTTTTCGTTTTCCTTGActtgttctttttttgtttggggAACGGatttatatttctttcagtgttgccTTTTTGTGACCAATGACTATtgtaataaagttgaacagtttgtttatttctttgaatgagATTATTTCAGATACTTTTGTTATCTCAATATCATGGCCATATAACCACAATACACATAATGTTACATGAATACACTCTACCAAAATCTGAATAAGCAATATCCTAAGCAATCCCGtttgaaatcaaaataatagTTTACTCAACCTCCAGGCGATATTAccgaaatataaattaattatttaccatACAAACATTTCAAACGTACGATTCAGAAGCCATTACTATTGGCAAATATCCTTACTTGTTATGAACTAGCTTTTATCCGCGGTTTCGCTCGTATCCTGACGGAATTGTACCGTAGCTGCCCCAACACTATTAAAAGAACACGTAAAATGCAAGAAAactatagaaatataaatatgcCTAACGCAAGGTAAGTACGTGCATTTCTGGGTATTTCACGCGAAGTTCACACACAAAGGGAGAGAATTCAAGTGTTTGATTGCTACCATTTAAATTTTTCACGCTATTATAATTACCTGGCGCTTTTTTGACTTTATATTTTCATGGACTAATTTAGacgttataaaaaatattgaaaccgtAAGCTATACCGTAActtataatataagtttagTTTTTTAGAATCAATATATGGTAAAATGCAATGTAGCTAAACTAAGCTATCAATTTTAATACACGTTTTCATAAACAATCTAACAGTTCAAAATACTCACAATACAATACTTCGCGTTGCTGGGACACTCTTCCAGCCTGACAGCAGTTCTATTACTGCACGGCGTGATAGACCCGACTCCATCGCTATACTGGCCACACTTCCAGCACTTGATAGCGCTGGAAGCGGCTGCGAGGGTCAGCAGGAAGTAAACGGTGGCTAGCCGTGCGGTGCTCGCCATTATCTGGAAAGAAAAGCGCTTTTTAGCTGGATTTTCGTTAGACCTATAAATACCGATCACAGTGCAGATTTGGTGTTACTTAAAAAAAGGATTGACGAAGGCTGCTGATAAATCCGTACTATTCTGATAAATGCTAAAGTTAttatgtatgtctgtctgtttgggCCGCTATCATGCTAAACGACTGCGTCGATTTAATGAATTTTAGAACGTAGATATTCTAAAGCCCTTTCGAGGACGAAGGTTACTTTTTCATCGGTTGCGGTAAGTAGCTTCTCAGGCTCTATCTGACTATGTGAGTaccatatttcatttaaatttagtaattttatgtaaaaaccaaacaaacagacatgATTACTTTTATGATTTACGACCGTTCCCAAATATTTTACCCATCtcctgttttaataattatagtaatctgtggtttcACTTGCTAAAGATACAAACCTCATATTACTTTTATGtgaaaattctatctctagcaAGCAAATCAGCAGATGGATACAATATCGGGAATGACCTTAGTCACAATTATAATGTAGTAAACTTTAATATACAAAAGAGCACCACGACTCAATGAATCACTGAGTATCAATTACGGAGCGTCTGTTTGCCGCAAACACTCCTGCGTGATTGATTAGCACTTTCTGTGCCAGTATCTATGTAGTTCTCAGTTCATATTCACTAAGACCTAATGTATCAATTTACAAATAATGATAGCTTTAGGTTTCGTGAAGTTTGATATCAGTTTTACTTATAATTAGGTAAGGGATAAAGGTTTTTAAATTTTCGCGATTTAATACAAACACATTTGGCCGAAACGTCGGGTAAACAAAATGGTACAATACAGGTTCAATTATTGCGTCTGGAtaagattggaagccgacccttaTATAATTGGGAAAATGCTAGACAGATATCATATGATAGATCAtcttaatcatcatcatatgcCTAAACTTTTCCCGAGTCGGCTTGAAGTCTTGAGTCGCACGATTATAACAAGAGCATCCCCAACCTTCCATCAAACCATAAAAGCTCCAAATAATCAGAACACAAATATCCCAACATAACACATAAGTTCATGTAAAGTCACATAGCTTAGCATATTGCATCCCATGACACCCATAAGCTaactatgacgtcacaaataaGGATTACCATGAATACGGGTAGATTACGTTCGTGGTGTCATGGTAtacaccatggagaacaaaatctctagtggagatgccataacagaaaatctcctaagaaagcagcgTGTCAAAATGCGTCTATACGGGGAACCTTGCTGTCTTCTTTGGATCGGGACGAATGATCGGGTCATTTGTTGTTAAACCAAAAACCGTTGATGTCTCAAATAATCCGAACCCCTTGTTAGTTTAcacgtaactgatcgttttggccGTGCCCACATAAGtattttgacctagaagaaggtgtctgacctacctgcattatggcatctccgctcagcTTTCCTTACTGCGTGTATGGTACAT is a genomic window containing:
- the LOC110379182 gene encoding uncharacterized protein LOC110379182, which translates into the protein MASTARLATVYFLLTLAAASSAIKCWKCGQYSDGVGSITPCSNRTAVRLEECPSNAKYCIKYVSELTTVRDCVPTCSEKEWWGARTFCCDADECNSTYSTRPLALLAVILLLITAFAH